Part of the Streptomyces sp. NBC_01460 genome, GGTCAGTGTGATGGCACCCGCGAGTGAGGACGCCGAGCTGAGGAGTGTGCGTCCGGTCGGCGGGTGCGATCCCCTTCAGCGTTGTGTCCCTGTGCCGCGAGGTCGGTTCGACCGACCTTGTCGCGAGCTGCCGGCACGGAGGCGACGCGATGAAACCACTGTGCGGCGGGCGGCGGTCTCGGCCGGCATTCGCTTATAGACGACGAGGAGCGCAAGCATGGCTGAACACGACAAGGCCGCGATCATCGAGGTCCTGAACCTCTACGGTCTCGCACTCGACGCCCACCAATGGGACCTGTTCGACCGCGTCTTCGCGGAGGATGTGACAGCGGAATTCGGCCCTGCCGGGAACGCGTGGTCCGGCCTCGCCACCTTCAAGCGCTCCTTCGCGGAGTTCCATGAGAGCCTGACCGGCCATCAGCACACGATGATGGGTCATCTGGTGCACGTCGACGGCGACAAGGCATACGCCTTCAGTTACGGCAACTGGCTTCTTGTGCGCGAAGGAGCCGAGGGCGGTCCCACCTGGCAGGGAACGGGCTGGTACGACGACGAGCTCATCCGCACCGACGAGGGGTGGCGCATCCGACACCGCGTCTGCCGGCTGATGTCGTGGACCGGCAACCCCTCGGTGCCCGAGCCGAACGCCGAGCACCACCCCGACATGAAGACGAACGTGCTGCGCGAGCACAGCGAGGCAGGGAGGGTTGGCTTCCTCAAGGCCATCCAGGGCAAGTAGGAGACCGGCGCGCGGGTCCGAGCCGGCCGCTGTACCGACCGACCGAAGCCGCAGGCGGTGGTCTTGGCGCCCTGTCTCGGCTTCGCCAGCGCCTGGGTGTGAGCGGCGCGGCGGCGGTCGGCAGGGTGCAGGCGATGGAACTCGGTGATGACGAGCGCCCCGCGGCGCCGCTGATCGTCACGTCCAGCAGGCCGAGCTCTGAAAGGGGCTCTTCGGAGGCGTGCAGGGTGCAGGCAGGGCCGCGGCGTTGCGTGCCTGCTGGGTTATTGGCAACTGCGCGCAGTGGTTCGGCTCATCCATCGTGACGAGCATGTCGTATCGACCATCACCGCGTCCGAGTCCTTGACAGGAGTCGAGTACGCACTTCTACTATTGCGAATGTGAGTCCACGTTCGCATCCCAGTGAGGTTCTGAGAATGACTGACAGTCCGACTTCAGCGCCGGCAGACGTGACACTCGTTTCAGGGCCGACGGGCGCCGGGAGCATCGACGACTTCGAGCTGTTCTACGCACGCCGAGCACTGGGCCGCTTCCGTGCGCGGCTGGGCCGACAAGGCCTGCTCGACCTATTGGCGGCAGACATCGACGAAGGCAACGCCTTCCTGCGGGAAAGCGCCCAAGTCTCGGGCGGCAGCTTCTCCGGGGGGACGACGGTGCTTTCCACGAAGGGCCTCGGGGCGGGAGAGTTCGTGGCCTGGATGGACAAGGCGTTCGCCGATGAGGAGGTTCTCCTCTCGGCACAGCCGGAGCATTACGTGATGGTCGGCCAGGCGAACGGCTCGGTTCATGTGGTGGAGAACGTCGGCCCCCACATCTGCTCCTTCTACCTCGGGGACTGGACAGCGGAAGCGATGTCCTGGGCCGACGACGCGGACGAGCTGCTCCCGAAGGCCGATTTTCCGTACAAGAAGGCCACGAACCTCTTCCTCTCCGACGGCACGGTCGTCGGGCGGGTTCTGATCCAGTTCGGGGAGACCGACGAGGGCTTCACCTCGAGTCTCACCGTCTACCTGCCCACGTCGTGCCCGCGGGAGGTCCTGGAGCACCACCTCCGGCACTTCGCCGTGGAGTTCAGGAACTGGATCGTCGCTGCCGCGGCGGCTCGCAGCTGACCGTGTGACGTGCTCGGGCCTCGCGTCCCGGGTTTGTCACCCACACGCTGTGCCACGACGGTGACATCCCCCTGGGGCCGAGGAAGCGGCACCGGCCTGGCGGCGCGATCCGTAGGTTTCGCCCTGCCAGGCCGGTGACTTCGGAACAATCGACCAGGGGCGGCCTTCGAGTACCCCTCAGATCTCCCTTCCTTTCCCCTCGCCGGCATGCGGTGGGGCGCGACACCTGCACACCAAGGAGAAGACCCAGTGGCCGAGCTGTTCTACGACGACGATGCCGACCTGTCCATCATCCAGGGCCGTAAGGTCGCGGTGCTTGGTTACGGCAGCCAGGGGCACGCCCACGCGCTGTCGCTGCGTGACTCGGGTGTCGACGTCCGTGTCGGTCTGCACGAGGGTTCGAAGTCCAAGGCCAAGGCCGAGGAGCAGGGCCTGCGCGTGGTGACCCCGTCCGAGGCCGCGGCCGAGGCCGACGTCATCATGATCCTCGTCCCGGACCCGATCCAGGCCCAGGTCTACGAGGAGTCCGTCAAGGACAACCTCAAGGACGGCGACGCGCTGTTCTTCGGCCACGGCCTGAACATCCGCTTCGACTTCATCAAGCCGCCGGCCAACGTCGACGTCTGCATGGTCGCCCCGAAGGGCCCGGGCCACCTGGTCCGCCGCCAGTACGAGGAGGGCCGCGGCGTCCCGTGCCTGGTGGCCGTCGAGCAGGACGCCACGGGGGACGCTTTCCCGCTGGTCCTCTCGTACGCGAAGGGCATCGGCGGCACCCGCGCCGGCGTCATCAAGACGACCTTCACCGAGGAGACCGAGACCGATCTGTTCGGTGAGCAGGCTGTCCTTGCCGGGGGTACAGCCGCTCTGGTGAAGGCCGGTTTCGCGACGCTGACCGAGGCCGGCTTTCAGCCGGAGATCGCGTACTTCGAGTGCTTCCACGAGCTGAAGCTCATCGTGGACCTCATGTACGAGGGCGGTCTGGAGAAGATGCGCTGGTCCGTCTCGGAGACCGCCGAGTGGGGCGACTACGTCACCGGCCCGCGCATCATCACGGACGCCACCAAGGCCGAGATGAAGAAGGTCCTCGCCGAGATCCAGGACGGCACCTTCGCCAAGGCGTGGATGGCCGAGTACCACAACGGTCTGCCCAAGTACAACGAGTACAAGAAGGCCGACAGCGAGTCCCTGCTGGAGACCACCGGCAAGGAGCTCCGCAAGCTCATGAGCTGGGTCGACGAGGAGGCGTAAGCCATCGTCCCTAGGCCACCTGGCTGCGTTGCTCGACGTGGGGTGATCAACCCGAGCGGTCGTTGAGCGCCCCATGTTGCCGACATCGCCTACCATCCGAGCTTGCGCCGTGCGAGGCCGCTGGTCTCGGGAGCCGCGACACCTCCGGGTCCAGATGTACTGACCGGAGGCACCGGTCGAGCTCGCACTCACGTCGCAGTTCGGAGATTTACGCTTGACCTGAACCGGGGTCCAGGTCCGAGGCTTGCCCCATGAGTGAGCAAGAAGAGCAGTTCGGCATCGGAGAGGTCGCCGCGCGTACCGGTCTTGAACCCGACACCCTGCGGTACTTCGAGCGACAGGGGATCTTGCCTGCCCCTCGGCGTGACACTGCTGGGCGTCGTCAGTACGTCGCTGTCGATGTCGACTTGATTCGCATGCTGGTTCACCTGCGCGAGACAGGAATGCCCCTGGCCGACATCGCGCAGTTCACCGGCGCCGACACCGAAGCCACCGACCCGTCGCGGCTGCGGCTGGAGCTGCTCACTGTGCATCGCCGTCGAGTAGAGGAACGCCGTGAGGCGCTGGACCGAGCCCTCGATGTGATCACCCGCAAGATCGCGGACTGCAGCGATCACGTATCCGACTCGCCGCACGTTCTTGAGCGACCCGACACGACGATCGCCTACAGCGTCCATGGGAAGGGACCACTGCTCTTCCTCGTTGGCGCGCCGGCAGGGCGAACTGGGTTCGCAGCTCTCGCGGACGAGCTGGCGGGGCAGTTCACGGTCGTCACCCATGATCCTCGCGGCATCGGGGCCAGTCGCATGACACGCGGAATGGCTGAGCCTACGCCTGAAGTCCTAGCTGAAGACCTTGCCGCACTGGTCGACACGTTCACCGGCGCGCCGGCAATCTTCGTCGGCACGAGCGGCGGGGCCGTGACCCTGCTCCAACTGGCCACGCAGTATCCCGACCTCGTCGGATCGGCCGTACTGCACGAGCCGCCTCTGATCACTCTCCTGGACGATGCAGCCCTCGCCGATCGCGCTGCGTCGGCGTTCGCTGTCGCGACAACTGACCCTCAGCAAGCCGTGCAGGAGTTCTTCGACCTGAGCGGCGCCGCCCACCACACAGATCCTGAGCAGGCGCCTCCTACGCATTTCGCGTTGCCGGAGCTACCGGCCGAAGAGCTCGACAAGAACCGCTACTTTCTCGGCCGGATGGCCGGCCCGAGCGTCTTCTACGAGCCCGACGTCCAGGCCCTGCGTCGAGCCCGGCTGACCGTGTGCGCCGGCTCGCTGAGCCATCACCAGATGGCGCGTCGGGCGGCCGACGCCCTGGCCGCTCTGCTGCACCAGCCCTTGATCGAGATGCCCGGCAACCACGTGGGTGCAAGCGCGGCCCCGGCAGAGTTCGCTCGCGCTCTCGTGCCGCTACTCGGCCCCTGAGCACACGCTTCCACACGACTATCCCGGTCGCCCAGTAGCAACTCGGGCCCCCTGGGTCGCCCCGGGCCAGGGGCCCCTATGATGTCGCACCCGAACGCCGCCTTGACTCCGTGCCACGGACTCAAGGCGGCCCTTCTCGGCGTCTGGGACGGGTGGTCGATCAGCGAGGTTGCCGCCCAACTCCAGGTCACTGGCTGACCGTGAAGCGATGGTCCGACCGCTGGCTTGCCGACGAGTCAAATGCACGACCGATCGCCACGCCCGAGGATGTTGCCGCCCAGGACGAGCAAGTAGTTCCGGCGTTCACTTCAGGCAATGGCGGCAGTCGTGGAGGTCTGGGGCTGAAGGGACGTCGATCGCCTGCCGCGCCGGTCTGCCAGGAAGGCGAGGGCGATACCGACAGCGACCCAGAAGGCGAGGGTGAGGGTCGGAAGGCCGGCACCTGCGCTGTCGAAGAAGCCATTGGTGCGCAGGAGGCTGCCGGCGGCGCCCGGGGGGAGTAGTTGGCCCAGCGTGGCCCAGCCGTCGGGGAGCCAGTGGGGGCCGGTGGCGATTCCTGAGAGGGGATTGCCCAGAAGCATCATCAGAGCGCTGCCGAAGGCGAACCCCGCCATCCCGAACCGGGCTTGGAGCCCCAGGAGGGTAGTGGACATGGCAGCCATACCGAGGATGACTCCGAGGGCGGTTATCCCGTAGTTGCCCTCGATCGAGTGTGTGGCGAACTGGAGGACGGCGGCGGCGGTTGCGCCCGCCACGACGGAGAAGAGCAGGGCCCCTGCGATGCGGGTGCGCAGTCCACGGTGGCCCGGGAAGAAGCTGCTGAGTATCAGGGCGGGGAAGATGCCGCCGAAGATCATGGGCATGAGCGCAGAAGTCAGCCCAGTGCCCCGGGGATCGTCTTTGGTGAAGGGCACCAGATCGTGGACGGATGCCTCCGTCGTGTGCTGTGCGGCGACGGTCTCACCGAGTGCCGTCACGGCGCCGGTCGCGGAGGGGGCGCCGGCAGTGGCGGTGTACACGTCGACGCTCTGCTCGGTGACCGCGATCCCACCCGCTACATCGCGGCGCTCGACAGCGGACCGGACGTCCGCCGGCGTCTCGTAGACGCGGACGTCCCACGCGCCCTCGTCGATGTTCTGCCGGAGGTCGCTCCCAGCCGACTGTGCCCCGGTGATGCCGATGGGGACATGGTGCGGGCCGCTGTGGAGCGAGGGCAGCGCGAACGCACACAGCATCGTGGTGATCAGGGCTGCCAGGCCGAGGACGACCAGGACCAGCTTGCGCTTCGTGCCGGGAGGCGTGGAGTGCTTGGGCATCGTTGAGTCCTTCTGTGCTTCCTAGAGTGCGCGGAGAGGGCCGGGGTGGGGCGGTGGAGAAGGCGGGATGAGCGCCGCGCCCCCGAGTCCCCGTACGCCGAAGCACGGTCCGGGCCGCCCTCATCGGCACGTTCTTCGGGCCTCCACTGAGAACATCCGGCTGTACGACCGTGAAGGCGCGATGCCGAGGCCAGTCGGCCGTCCAAGCTCAAGATCAATCTCCCCGCGAGGGCTGGCCTGTCGAGCCCGGCACCCGCTCATGCGGTCGGCTGCCTCGCGACTGCCGACCGGATGTCGGGCCGATGCCTCAGGCCTGGGCGGCCGCTGCGGCGACGATCCAGTTCCTGAACTCGACGGCGTAGTGCCGCAGGTGGTGGTCCAGGACCTCGTCCGGACACGAGACGGGGAAGTAGACGGTCAGGTTCGCCGTGAAGCCGTCAGCGGTGTCACCGAACTGGATCAGCGCCCGCCCGACCACGGTGCCGTCCGCCAGGAACAGGTTCGAGGACATCTTGCGAGGAAACTCGGACTCGGGAAGAAGCGCGTCCGCGTCCGCGGCCCAGGCCACCGCGTCCGATCCCCAGCCGCCCATGTAGAAGGAGGCGACGTGGGGGCCGATGTTCTCCACCACGCGCGCGCCGATCTCGTCGGTGCCCATCACGTAGTGCTCGGGGTGCGCCGCGAGAAGCGGCTGCTCGTCGCCGGCGAACGCCTTGTCCATCCAGGCCAGGAACGCACCCGAGGTGAGGCCCTTCGTCGCGAGCACGGTCGTGCCCCCCTTGAAGCGGCCGTCGGAGGTGCGGGCGCTCTCGCGCAGGAAGGCGTTGCCTTCCTCGATGTCCGCGGCGAGGAGGTCGAGCAGGCCCTGGCGGCCCATTCGCGTCCGGAAGCGGTCCAAGGCGCGGCGGGCGTAGAACAGCTCGAAGTCGTCGATGCTCCCACCGGTGGGGCCGGACTCGAGGGTTACCGTCACCGGCGGCGAGATCTGCTTGTCGGTCATGGTCGAACCTCCACGTAGTATGTGAATGCGAATTCGCATTCACGTAATGAGGATACCCAGAGGTGTGGACCACTTGTCAAAAGAACCTGGCGCAACGGCCCCCACTACGATGCTGGACATGACTGAGGAGCCCGACCGCCCGCTGAGCTACCGGCAGCCCCAGCAGGCACGCAGCGCCGCGACACTGGCTCGCGTCCTGAAGGCCGCTGAGGAGATCGCCGCCTCATCCGGCCTTGAGGAGATGACGATGACCGGCGTCGCAGAGCGCGCCGGCGTCTCCGTCGGCACGATCTACCGCCGCTTCGAGGACAAAGAACAGCTGATCACCGCCCTGACCGAGCGGATGCTGGAACGCCGCGAGGAGTACATGGCCGAGCGGCTGCGCGTGGCCCAACCCTCACTCTCCGGCGTCATGGACGCCTACGCGCACGCCCTGCTGGAATCCTTCGCGGACAGCAACAGTCTCTTCCCCGCACTGCTGCGCGCCGGGAGGAACAAGACCATCGACCGCGGGGCCCACACCATCACCGAGATCCACCGCCTCCTGCTCGAAGCGGCGGCCCCCTATACCGGGCAGATCCAGCGCCCCCACCCGCAGGAGGCCCTGGACACCGCGGCCCGCGCCGTCCTGGGCGCCTGCTTCCACAACTCGGTGCGCCCCGACCCCGTCACAGGCGAGACGGCCAGGCGCCGCTACGCCGACGAACTCAGCGACATGGCGATCGCCTACCTCCTCACCCCCGACCGCAGGGGCGCCGCCCACGGCTGAGCGGCTTTCGCCGACCGGCGTGGGCTCCTCTCCGCATGGGAGCTGTAAGCCTTCGCGCCCTGCCGACGACGGACCGGCCCCGCGCGAAGTTGGTCCTGCTCGAAAAACTGTCCGCAAACCGTCACTCAAAGCCAGCGGCGCCATTTGAAGACGCCCCAGAGCCCCACCCCGAAGCCGATCATGAGCGCGACGGCGAACGGGTACCCCGCCACCCAGTGGAGCTCCGGCATGTGGTCGAAGTTCATGCCGTAGATGGAGGCGACCAGCGTCGGGGTGAACAGGATCGCCGCCCACGACGAGATCTTCTTCACCTGCTCGCCCTGCTCGATGGTCTCCTCCGCCAGGCGGCGGCTCTCCTCGCCCTGGGCGAGGCTCGCGCTCGACATGCGCCGCATGGCCTCGTTCTGCTCCACCGTCACCAGTGTGGAGTGGACGGTCAGCGCGTTCTCCAGCAGGGACCTGGACCCGTCGACCCGTTCCGTCACCCGGATCGTGTGGTCGAGCACGTTGCGCAGCCGGTTCTGGATCTCGTCGCCGGTGCCGTACCTGCCGGCGCCACGGAGCAGTCCCTGCACCATGTCCGGCAGTGGACCGATCGCGCGCTGCAGCGCGATCACCTGGGCGAGCAGCCGGTAGATCCGCTTCGACAGTGCGGGATCGGCGTTCCCCTCCCCGAAGAGGCTGTCCTCGACCTCGTCGATGTCGTTCACCAGCCCTGCCACGACAGGCGCGTAGCCGTCGACGACGATGTCGAGAAACGCCGTGAGCATCGCCTCAGGTCCCGTGCCGAGGAACTGCGGCTCGGCCTCGAGGGCGTCGCGGGCCACCGACAGGTCCGGCACGGCGCCGTGCCGGACGGTGATGACGAACTGAGGGCCGACGAACAGGTGGACCTCGCCGAAGTCGACGCGCTCGTTCCGGTCGTCGTACGAAGCGGGCCGCAGGACGACGAACATGGTGTCGCCGTATCGCTCGAGCTTCGCGCGCTGATGCCCCTTGTGGGCGTCCTCGACGGCCAGTGGGTGCAGACCGAACCGGGCGGCGGCGATCTCGAGATCGTCCGGACCGGGGTCCATCAGCCCGATCCACGCCACGCCCCCCGACCGCTCCAGTTCGTTGGCGGCGTCCTGCAGGTCGGGCGGGCAGGCTGTGGGGCGTCCTTCGACATAGATGCGGCCGTCGATCGCCGTCATCGCCCTACTCCTCGCCGTCGGTGGCCGGTGGTGTCGGGACCAGCACACTCTGGACGGCGGGCCCGACGAGCGCGACCAGCGTCTCACGCTCCGCCCCCGTGAGCGTCGGGACACCGACGATGCCTCGCCCCACCATGAGCCCGACCAGCATCGACGACACGATGCCCGCCCGGAGCGTCGCACCGTCGACCGCGCGTGACGCGATAGCGTCGACGAGCAGGCGTTCCTGGAGGAACTCGCGTAGCTGCTTGTTCGCCTGCTCGTTGACGATCGCGCCGCGGAGCATCGCCATGAGCGGCTCCGACGTCCGGGCATCGACTTCCCACACCTCGATGAAGGCGCGCACCACGCGTTCGCCGAGCAGGTCGTCGGTCCCCTCGAAGGCCGCGCTGAAGCGCGTCAACGCGTCCGCGGGAACGGACATGACAGCCGCGAACAACTCGTCCTTCGAGCGGAAGAACTGCATCACCAGCGACGCGTCCACGCCGGCGTCGGCTGCTACCCGTCGAATTGTGGTCCCGGTGAAGCCGTCGGTCGCGAATCGGGTGCGAGCCGCGTCGAGGACCGCCTGCCGGGTGGTGTTCGTCCCCGGCCGGCGGCCGCGGCGTGCGGCGGTTGCGGGAGTCGTATCAGCGGTCATGGTCCAAAAGTACCTCCCCGACACAAAACTCAACGCGGGTTGAGTTATGCGATCCGCAGACGTACGCTCGAACGGCCAGAGCCTGACCAGCGGATGTATATGCGAGGAGTTCCCCATGAGCGAGGACCACAAGGTATTCACGCCGGCCCAGCCGCTGGAGCCGGGTCCCCGGTACGGCATCCTGAGCGGTTTCGAGCCCGGGACCCGAACCTTGGAGGCGGGTTTCCAGATCGCACCGCCGTTCAAGCCGCTGCCCGTCGACATCGTCTTCGAGAAGGATGTACCGGTCACCTTGCGTGACGGTGTCACGATCCACGTCGATGTGTTCCGCCCCGTCGGATCGGAGAAGGTGCCGGTCATCGTGGCGTGGAGCCCCTACGGGAAGGGCCAGGGCACGTCCGCCAGCGTGATGGGCATCTTCGGCATGGTCGGGCTGGACAACAAGATCGTCTCGGGCCTCGCGAAGTTCGAGGGGCCCGACCCGGCGTACTGGTGCGCGCAGGGCTACGCGATCTGTAACCCGGACATCCGGGGTGTGGTGGACTCCGAGGGCGACAGCGTTGTCTGGGACCGCCAGGAAGGCCGGGACTGCTACGACCTGATCGAGTGGCTGGGCGTCCAGGACTGGTGCACCGGCAAGGTCGCCATGAGCGGAACGTCCTACCTCGCGGTCTCGCAGTGGTTCACCGCGGGGGAGCAGCCTCCTCACCTGGCGGCGATCAACCCGTGGGAGGGCGTGAGCGACGTCTACCGCGACCTGGTGATGCGCGGTGGCATGCCCGACACCGGGTTCGCCGAGCAGCTCCAGAACAACAGTTACTGGGGCAAGGGCCAGAGGGAGGACATCGTCACGGAGGCCGAGCGCCACCCGCTGATGAACGAACTGTGGGAGAACAAGATCCCGCAGTTCGACCGGATCACCGTGCCTGCCTACGTCGTGGCGAGCTACTCCAACACACTGCACACCGCGGGCACCTTCCGCGCCTGGCGTCGCATCGCCTCCGCGGACAAGTGGCTGCGGATCCACAACAGCCAGGAGTGGCCCGACTACTACGACGAGACGAACACGGAGGACCTGCGCCGGTTCTTCGACCGCTTCCTCAAGGGTGAGGACAACGGATGGGAGCAGACGCCCCGCGTGCGCTACTCCCTCCTGGACCTCGAAGGCGGCGACCGGGTGAACATCCCGGCGGACGCGTTCCCGCCGGCAGACGTCACGTCGGCGAAGTACTACCTCGACGGCCGTTCGCGGACGCTGGGGACGGAGCCGCCCGCCGTCGCGGCGACGGCGGGCTACACCGCGGGGGCCAACCCCGACACGGTGTCGTTCGTGACACGCTTCGAGCAGGAGACCGTCCTCGTCGGCTACCCGAAGGCCCACCTCTGGGTCGAGGCGCAGGGGTCCGACGACATGGACCTGTTCGTCCTCGTCCAGAAGCTCGACGCCTACGGCACGCCGCTGCAGCAGTTCACCGTCCCCAACCAGGGTGCGCAGATCCAGGACGTCACCGAGCGGGGTGCCTCGATCCTGCGGTACAAGGGCTCGGACGGGCGCCTGCGCGCCTCGATGCGGCACCTGGACAAGGCGCTCTCCACCGAGGACGTCCCCGCCCACACCTTCGACCGGGTCGAGAAGCTCGCACCCGGCGACGTCGTAGAGGTGGAGATCGACCTGCTCCCGGTGGGGCTCACCTTCTACGCGGGCGAGCAGCTCCGATTCGTCATCAGCGGCCGCTCGCTCCTGGGCACGATGATGCCCGGAAACCGCGAGTACACCCCCGCCAACAGCGGACAGCACGTCATCCACACCGGGGGAGAGCGCGCTTCCTACCTGCAGCTCCCCGTGAAGAACAGCTGATCCGGGAGGGCCCGGTCGCGCCTACGGGCGGGACCGGGCCGCAGCCCTTGCAAGCATGTCTACACTTTTGCCTGGCCCTGGGTGCGTCACGCGTGCCGCCTGGTCGTTGACCGTCACGCTCTGGAGACGCCCGGAGGCGGCTACTTCACCTCGCCAGAACTGTGGTGCTGTAACTGGAAGAGTTTGGCTGCCCGGGAGGAGTGCGGCGTGTCTGTGGTTTCGGGGCGGCCCGAGTCGGTCCTTGCTTGATCCCGATAAGTGTTGACATTTTGTTCGTGGCCGTCTGAGGATGACGCCAGGGCCCGCAGCGCCGATGACGGATCTCGCATCGTCGAACTCCTGGAAAGGGCCCGCAACGAATGCACGCAAGGGGATGATTTCGTGATACTGGTCACCGCGGCCAACGGCAACCAAGGCAAACATCTGATCCCACGACTTCTGGAAACCGGCGAGCCGCTGCGTACGTGCGTACGGTCCGAAGACTCGGCGCGGTTTCTTCGCTCCGCTGGGGTCACCGACGTCGTCGTCGGCGACATCGCTGACTCCGCGGTGATGGCACACGCCATGCACGGGGTGGACAAGGTCTACTATGTCGGGCCGACTCTTCATCCCGAGGAGCGGGGGATGGGGTTTGCCGCCATGGACGCGGCGCGGGAAGCCGGGGTCAAGCACTTCGTCTTCAGCTCGGTACTCCATGCGATTCTCACCGACCTCACCCAGCACGAGGTGAAGCGTGACCTCGAGGAACATCTGCTTTCCTCCGGGATGGAGTTCACCATTCTCCAGCCCGCCAACTACATGCTGCGGCACAGGCTCAAGCCTGCTGTCGAGCAAGGCCTGTTCCGTCTCTCGTGGGCGCTCGACCGGTACCAGTCGATGGTCGATCTGAGCGATGTGGCCGAGGTGGCTGCCACCGTCCTCGCC contains:
- a CDS encoding CocE/NonD family hydrolase; amino-acid sequence: MSEDHKVFTPAQPLEPGPRYGILSGFEPGTRTLEAGFQIAPPFKPLPVDIVFEKDVPVTLRDGVTIHVDVFRPVGSEKVPVIVAWSPYGKGQGTSASVMGIFGMVGLDNKIVSGLAKFEGPDPAYWCAQGYAICNPDIRGVVDSEGDSVVWDRQEGRDCYDLIEWLGVQDWCTGKVAMSGTSYLAVSQWFTAGEQPPHLAAINPWEGVSDVYRDLVMRGGMPDTGFAEQLQNNSYWGKGQREDIVTEAERHPLMNELWENKIPQFDRITVPAYVVASYSNTLHTAGTFRAWRRIASADKWLRIHNSQEWPDYYDETNTEDLRRFFDRFLKGEDNGWEQTPRVRYSLLDLEGGDRVNIPADAFPPADVTSAKYYLDGRSRTLGTEPPAVAATAGYTAGANPDTVSFVTRFEQETVLVGYPKAHLWVEAQGSDDMDLFVLVQKLDAYGTPLQQFTVPNQGAQIQDVTERGASILRYKGSDGRLRASMRHLDKALSTEDVPAHTFDRVEKLAPGDVVEVEIDLLPVGLTFYAGEQLRFVISGRSLLGTMMPGNREYTPANSGQHVIHTGGERASYLQLPVKNS
- a CDS encoding SDR family oxidoreductase, with the translated sequence MILVTAANGNQGKHLIPRLLETGEPLRTCVRSEDSARFLRSAGVTDVVVGDIADSAVMAHAMHGVDKVYYVGPTLHPEERGMGFAAMDAAREAGVKHFVFSSVLHAILTDLTQHEVKRDLEEHLLSSGMEFTILQPANYMLRHRLKPAVEQGLFRLSWALDRYQSMVDLSDVAEVAATVLADSDRHAGATYELVAPGRYTAHDIAKVISEVLGREVAAERIDADEFTAASLGADHEIRFPYHTGAARAISKRYSSHDFIGNANVLTWLLGREPTSFTEFVRRELGSFSL
- the ilvC gene encoding ketol-acid reductoisomerase, with amino-acid sequence MAELFYDDDADLSIIQGRKVAVLGYGSQGHAHALSLRDSGVDVRVGLHEGSKSKAKAEEQGLRVVTPSEAAAEADVIMILVPDPIQAQVYEESVKDNLKDGDALFFGHGLNIRFDFIKPPANVDVCMVAPKGPGHLVRRQYEEGRGVPCLVAVEQDATGDAFPLVLSYAKGIGGTRAGVIKTTFTEETETDLFGEQAVLAGGTAALVKAGFATLTEAGFQPEIAYFECFHELKLIVDLMYEGGLEKMRWSVSETAEWGDYVTGPRIITDATKAEMKKVLAEIQDGTFAKAWMAEYHNGLPKYNEYKKADSESLLETTGKELRKLMSWVDEEA
- a CDS encoding TetR/AcrR family transcriptional regulator yields the protein MTADTTPATAARRGRRPGTNTTRQAVLDAARTRFATDGFTGTTIRRVAADAGVDASLVMQFFRSKDELFAAVMSVPADALTRFSAAFEGTDDLLGERVVRAFIEVWEVDARTSEPLMAMLRGAIVNEQANKQLREFLQERLLVDAIASRAVDGATLRAGIVSSMLVGLMVGRGIVGVPTLTGAERETLVALVGPAVQSVLVPTPPATDGEE
- a CDS encoding alpha/beta fold hydrolase produces the protein MSEQEEQFGIGEVAARTGLEPDTLRYFERQGILPAPRRDTAGRRQYVAVDVDLIRMLVHLRETGMPLADIAQFTGADTEATDPSRLRLELLTVHRRRVEERREALDRALDVITRKIADCSDHVSDSPHVLERPDTTIAYSVHGKGPLLFLVGAPAGRTGFAALADELAGQFTVVTHDPRGIGASRMTRGMAEPTPEVLAEDLAALVDTFTGAPAIFVGTSGGAVTLLQLATQYPDLVGSAVLHEPPLITLLDDAALADRAASAFAVATTDPQQAVQEFFDLSGAAHHTDPEQAPPTHFALPELPAEELDKNRYFLGRMAGPSVFYEPDVQALRRARLTVCAGSLSHHQMARRAADALAALLHQPLIEMPGNHVGASAAPAEFARALVPLLGP
- a CDS encoding magnesium and cobalt transport protein CorA encodes the protein MTAIDGRIYVEGRPTACPPDLQDAANELERSGGVAWIGLMDPGPDDLEIAAARFGLHPLAVEDAHKGHQRAKLERYGDTMFVVLRPASYDDRNERVDFGEVHLFVGPQFVITVRHGAVPDLSVARDALEAEPQFLGTGPEAMLTAFLDIVVDGYAPVVAGLVNDIDEVEDSLFGEGNADPALSKRIYRLLAQVIALQRAIGPLPDMVQGLLRGAGRYGTGDEIQNRLRNVLDHTIRVTERVDGSRSLLENALTVHSTLVTVEQNEAMRRMSSASLAQGEESRRLAEETIEQGEQVKKISSWAAILFTPTLVASIYGMNFDHMPELHWVAGYPFAVALMIGFGVGLWGVFKWRRWL
- a CDS encoding nuclear transport factor 2 family protein, which translates into the protein MAEHDKAAIIEVLNLYGLALDAHQWDLFDRVFAEDVTAEFGPAGNAWSGLATFKRSFAEFHESLTGHQHTMMGHLVHVDGDKAYAFSYGNWLLVREGAEGGPTWQGTGWYDDELIRTDEGWRIRHRVCRLMSWTGNPSVPEPNAEHHPDMKTNVLREHSEAGRVGFLKAIQGK
- a CDS encoding TetR/AcrR family transcriptional regulator, translating into MTEEPDRPLSYRQPQQARSAATLARVLKAAEEIAASSGLEEMTMTGVAERAGVSVGTIYRRFEDKEQLITALTERMLERREEYMAERLRVAQPSLSGVMDAYAHALLESFADSNSLFPALLRAGRNKTIDRGAHTITEIHRLLLEAAAPYTGQIQRPHPQEALDTAARAVLGACFHNSVRPDPVTGETARRRYADELSDMAIAYLLTPDRRGAAHG